The sequence CTTCAGAAATCTCGTTATCGACGTCTGAGCTCGGCAGTTCGGTTATAAGAATCGAAGAATTCGAATCACCTCTAGGCACCAAAAACAGCATACAAAGAGGAGCAAGTCTCAAGAAGTTCCTTAACAAAATGGCTAGCCATAGATTATGAAACTTCGTTCGTGTAACATTAAGGATATGGAGCAAGAACCCGCCTCCCCAAGACGCCGAGAGAAGTCCAACATTGTCGATCGACATAAGCAAAGCGAAGAAAGTGCCCTCAATGCCTCTTGGACAAAGCTTGGAGCTTAGAACTAGAAGAGGCATCCATTTTAGCCTGTTGACAAGCTGATGCACACTCTCATCTATCACAATGAACAAATAATCTGGTAGTCCAAATTTCAAGTTTAAACGTAAAACCAGCAAGAAATCCAGCATCCCAGATAAACTGAATATCAATTGAGTCCAGAACAACAAGTCTCGGAACTGATGATCCTTAAGAACATATTGGTACAGTAAAGCTCCTAAAAGTGACCCAACTGAACCAATTGAGAATATGAAACCAACATTTTCCTGC is a genomic window of Cucurbita pepo subsp. pepo cultivar mu-cu-16 unplaced genomic scaffold, ASM280686v2 Cp4.1_scaffold005887, whole genome shotgun sequence containing:
- the LOC111787136 gene encoding probable folate-biopterin transporter 2, coding for MQENVGFIFSIGSVGSLLGALLYQYVLKDHQFRDLLFWTQLIFSLSGMLDFLLVLRLNLKFGLPDYLFIVIDESVHQLVNRLKWMPLLVLSSKLCPRGIEGTFFALLMSIDNVGLLSASWGGGFLLHILNVTRTKFHNLWLAILLRNFLRLAPLCMLFLVPRGDSNSSILITELPSSDVDNEIS